A stretch of the Argentina anserina chromosome 6, drPotAnse1.1, whole genome shotgun sequence genome encodes the following:
- the LOC126800630 gene encoding NDR1/HIN1-like protein 13: protein MTDRVYPSAKPATNGAAAPNPAFPATKAQLYSNTRPAYRPQPHRHRRSRSRCCSCCLWIIFLLILQIFIAAIFGAVFYLIYKPQRPNFSVTSLKLSTLNLTSSSQLNSRFDINVTARNPNKKLVFLYNSIAISILSNDDIDVGDGSIPAFTHGKKNTTLLKARIASSGKHLESTDVTTLKAEMKSKAGLGLKVRLDTRVRVKVFGVKTPKIGIRVHCEGIKVTSLPSAKAAATASTKNAKCKVDVRVKIWKWTV from the coding sequence ATGACAGACAGAGTCTACCCATCTGCCAAGCCCGCCACCAACGGCGCGGCAGCCCCAAACCCTGCCTTCCCCGCCACGAAAGCGCAGCTCTACAGCAACACGCGCCCTGCCTACCGTCCCCAGCCTCACCGCCACCGCCGCAGCCGCAGCCGCTGCTGCTCTTGCTGCCTCTGGATCATTTTCCTTCTCATCCTCCAAATCTTCATTGCAGCCATATTCGGTGCTGTTTTCTACCTCATATACAAGCCCCAACGCCCGAACTTCTCCGTCACCTCCCTCAAGCTCTCTACCCTCAACCTTACCTCCTCCTCCCAGCTCAACTCCCGCTTCGACATCAACGTCACCGCCCGGAACCCCAACAAGAAGCTCGTCTTCCTCTACAACTCGATCGCCATTTCCATCCTCTCAAACGACGATATCGATGTCGGTGACGGATCCATACCGGCTTTCACTCACGGCAAGAAGAACACGACTCTCCTGAAGGCTAGGATCGCAAGCAGCGGCAAACACCTCGAGAGCACTGATGTCACTACTTTGAAGGCTGAGATGAAGAGCAAGGCTGGCTTGGGACTGAAGGTGAGGCTTGACACCAGAGTGAGAGTGAAGGTTTTCGGGGTGAAGACTCCGAAAATCGGAATTAGGGTTCACTGCGAAGGGATTAAGGTTACTTCTCTTCCCTCTGCGAAAGCTGCTGCGACGGCTTCGACTAAGAATGCGAAGTGCAAGGTTGATGTTAGAGTCAAGATCTGGAAATGGACTGTATGA